The Helianthus annuus cultivar XRQ/B chromosome 11, HanXRQr2.0-SUNRISE, whole genome shotgun sequence region GGATGTAGTTGAAGACTCACTTACCAGTAGGTCCGGGCTAACTGGGTTGGAGCCTCAGAAGATCTCGACTGCAACCTGGAAGATCACAACAAGAGAGAAAACACACCATTAGCTTCGTCACAGGGAGGAGGtctctctgtgaccaagctcgggcgtgagaataagtatggaAAATATGGAGTAagtcagggagagagagaggttagagagagaaagaggcgATTACTCCTTGTGGGAGGCCTTAGTGGGGTATTTATACCTTTTGGGTATGCTAACGTGGCAAGGTAGTTATGGCCGAACCAGTCACTGTCAGGTAGTTAGAGTTGTGGGCCCCGAGTTAGTTAAGGAGGATCCCCTAGGTCGATCGTTCCGGTATGGTTCGTCCGACTTGGTCCGATGGCGTTTTTCCTTCGGTGATTATGGTTCGTGCCTTGACGGGGGACGGTCGGTTCGGTGACAGATGGTGTTCGGTTTGGTCTAGTTATCCTCATCAGTAGTAAACTCTGACTCATACCTACACCCCTAAATTCGGACCCCCCCCTTGCAAGTCATAAGCTCGGACACTTTCACCCTTCTTAAACTCGGATTTTTTCACATGCATATAAGTTCGGACAACATCACATAACATTTTAATTTGGACTCATCAAGGGGAATAACAAACTCGGACATTTATTAGTTTAACAAATTCGGACATCCATTACTCATTAAATTCGGACCATACTTGCACATAAATAAAGCCAGACCATACTTGCACACAAATAAACTCTGATAAACATGCAATTTCAATATTCTCAAATTAACAACAGTTACAATCAAAACCCTATTCTCATGAACCAACAATGTCACGAATCATAACATCGAATTAGCAGTTTCATCATATCAAGAGCATCTCTAGTATTGACAAACCATTATACAATCATTCACAAACACACATTCATTGAAGCATGATTAACTAATTACAGATCAGTTGTTTGGATATCTAGGGTTTGCTTAAAATCAAAAGAATAAGAATCACAACATATAGCATAAACACTTACCTTAGATTGACACAGAGTTTGTTCTAGGAGAATTGAAAGACCAAAGATCAATGATTTGTGTGAGGACTTGGAGTAGCCCAAAGATCAGAGAAATTATATAGAGAATTGCCGTACAGTGAGATTATGgggagtttagggttttgagTAGTTTATTAGAGTTTCACAAATAACTCTAAACACCTTTACTAATTAACTTTTTCACAAAagcacataaatcatgcgattcaCATTTAAAACACATAATTCATGTATTTGTCATGCACTTATAAGTTTCATATAAACAGTCCATCTATGATTGTTATTCGAGTTAGTCACCAACGTTCAGGGTTATCATGTGTGCGTTCCGGTAATATCCCGAATTACCAAAGTAGACTTATTTAACTAACCCTAGTTAAATGCAGTGCTATGGATGTATGACTAAGTTAACCGTGGTTAGGTTAAAGTATTAACcggaagttacgggttgtcacatttggTCTAGTATTGACCGAGTTGTGGGTCAATTCATGTACCCATTATTTAGCCTAGAATATTATTTTATTCCTTTTTTATTCGCATGTGCACTCATTGTATGGTTATATATGTTAGTTTTAGTTAATTGAATAAAATAACCCTTTTCATTTTAATACATAAAGCTTTCATCTTCATTTTAATATTTACTCCTTCATATattacatacatacgtacatacgtacgtGAATTTTGTAAAGAGTGTGTGTAGTGTGCATTAAGGAGGGACCTCAACCAACATTATTCATCTTTATTACTTAGATTACAATGAACCTTGAATTTGGGGGTTTCTTCAAATATGACAACCAAGGTAACATGAATCAACATTTAGAAACCCAAATAATGAAACAATACTTATCTCCAATACATTCTTTTTCTTTAAATCTTTTTTGTTCATCCTGTATAACACAATAAAAATTTCTTTTTGGCATTATAAGTTCAGAAGCATAACTCCTTACTAAAGGAATCTGTTTTAGGGAGTACTAGCAGAAAATATATTAAATATGTACACTatttatgaacttgaaaaatcaGCCAAAACGAGCATGAAGGCGTCACCTACTTCGGCAACATTGGGAGTTGGATTGAATGCATGATTGCTTGTCTATTGGAAAGTATGCCAATTACAGGGATTACTAAAAGAAGATGCTCAGAAATGGATGGTACTTGAATAGGTTGTTACCATAGTATAAAAAAAATAAGATATTTGGTGGGTTCTGAGTAAAAGAATGAACCTGGTGTAGGTTTGGATAGCAACAAGATGGGTGCATGAGAAATTATAAAGAGATTAAAAGTGATTTTTAATTGCATTTAATCAAAAGGACGTATTTTTGATGGGTTTTGCATCTACATCATATTCACTTTCCTCTATTTTTATTATTACCATTTACACTTCATATTTTATCTTGTATAGGATATAAATTCTACTTTTCATTTGACACTTGAAGATTTTGGACATCATATTGCAGGGAAAACATTTAGAACACTTGAGGATTGGATTTGATGTTATAAAGTCCGCGACTGAGAACTTCGCTGAAAAATATTTCATTGGGAAAGGCGGGTATGGTTGGGTGTACAAAGCGGAACTTGAACATTTTGATTCCTCTGTAATGGAAGACGGCAAGGAATCAAAACTGCCTAGGAGGCGAAGCACTGTAGCTATTAAATACATCTTAAATAGAGAAGACAAACACGGAGAACAAGGGTTCTTTAAAGAAATTGATACCCTTAGTAGTTGTAAGCATCCCAACATAGTATGTCTTCTTGGTTTCTGTTATGAACCCCCACATATGATCCTTGTCTATGAACATGTTTCTAAGGGAAGCCTTGATAATCATTTGGGTAGCGAAGGAAAGATGACTAATCTTAGTTGGGAGCAACGAATAAAAATATGCATTGATATTGCCCTTGGCTTGGATTACATTCATACCACCATggaaaacaaacaaaagataATCCACCGGGACATAAAGAGTGACAATATTCTATTGGGCGAGAACTGGGAGGCAAAGATTGCTGACTTTGGACTCTCCATATTCCACCCGGTTGATCATAAGGCGAGCACTATCAACGCAACAAAAGTTGCAGGCACACAAGTGTACTTGGATCCAGAATATGAGAGGACTGGAAAGCTGAAAAAAGAATCTGATGTTTACTCCTTTGGGGTAGTATTGTTTGAAATCCTTTCGGGGAGATTGGCTTATGATTTGGTTTACACCAACGAAAATGAAAAGGGTCTTGCACCCATTGTGAGACAACACTTCGAGAAGGGAACAATAAAGGAAATAGTTGACCCTAGTTTAAAGGAAGAAAATGCTTTTACACTAGGTAAAGGTCCCAATCAAGATTCATTGAATACATATATTATCATTGGGCAAAGATGTTTGGCTAAAAAGCAAGCTGAGCGTCCAACAATGAAAGCCGTCATTAAGGAACTTGTGAAAGCATTGAACTTTCAGGTAAGTCGGTGTGGCTGTTAACAAGCTGGGCCGAGGTCGAGCCCTAGCCCGACTtggcttgagctcggctcgtcaTGTGTTTCTGAaactcgagctcgagctcggttcgagcctacttacCTGAGCTCGAGCTAGCTCGGTTATGaataaaacccaaagctcgagcctGGCTCGGCTCTGCTCGAGCTATTTTGAGAACctcaaacgagctaaaagctTGGCTCAAGCTCGCTTAAATGAGCCAAAGCTCGACTCGATCTCGGCtcgccaatgttatcatcattattattatattacataaaaaacaaaaaaaaaatcttttggACTCGTTTAGGCTCACGAGCCTAAACGGGCTTTGTATTTCTGGCTTGAGCTTCGGCTCGATAAATAAATGTGCTcaatttcaggctcgagctcgggcttgtTAAGGCTCCAAACTTTTAACCGAGCTGATCACGAGTAGTTCTCGAGCCTCTGGGattgtttacacccctagtccTAACAATGTAAAGTGTTTCTCCTTTTCGTATACATGTTCTCTTTTAATACTTGGTGTGCTTTTTCATTATTATTTTAAAAGATATGAGGGATTCTTACGGCAATGTcatctaaaaaaatatattaacgtATCTAAGGGGACAGGGGGCGCTCCCGTTGTTTTTCCGTGATGGCAAATTCAACGCGTTGAACTTTGCATATTCCCACCGCCACCATAACATTCACGCGTAATACAATCACGGTTTCCCGATTTCGTTATTTTTTTAACGGCGTGATGGTTTTTTTTGTGAGGGTAATTGTTGGTTGGAGggaaattgttggttggggggaaattgttgggtgtggtggtgagtgatgaccaccgccactaaaaaaagttgtgagtgatggaaaaatggttgataacATGGCGAAACatgattggatattgtgagtgatagaactatcactagtgaccacccccaccccctaACAATTACTAAAATTCACAATGGCTAGTTTTCAAGTGTCAAACTGGAAGTACTAATTTATCGTAAATTTAGATTATATGTACTTACATTTAACTTTAATAAACCTCAAATTGGGTGTATCATGATGTAACAGGAAACTCACAAGGACAGCCTTCATATATCATTTGAAGACATAAGATTGGCCACACAAAACTTCAAAAATCAAATTGGAGTGGGAGGATTCGGGAAGGTTTACAAAGGAGAAATTTTGAGTGTTAATGGACCTACCCCCATTGCCATAAAGCGGCATGATAAGACGCATGGTCAAGGAGAAAAAGAATTTTTGTCAGAACTTGAAATTCTTTTTGAGTATAAGCATCAAAACATCATTGGTCTTATAGGCTACTGTAATGAAATTAACGAGCAAATCTTAGTCTACGAGTATGCCTCTAACGGAAGTTTAGATAGGCATTTGAATGATGCCACTCTTACATGGACGCAACGACTTAAGATCAGCATTGATGCTGCAATTGCGTTGGATTTTCTTCATGGAGGTGTTTCGCCTGTGATACATAGGGATATAAAATCCTCCAATATTCTACTAAATGGtgattggaaaacaaaaatttcagATTTTGGGTTGTCGGTGATAGCTCCGTTAAATAACGAGATTGACTTTGTTGTCGATGATGCTTGCGGCACACCTGGGTATGTGGACCCTGTGTACAATAAACAGGGTTTTTGAACTAGAGAATCCGATATATTTTCATTTGGTGTTGTTTTATTTGAGATGATGTGCGGAAGACTTGCTTTAATGCATGAGCATAATGATGAACGTAGGTCTTTTACCAGTTTGGTTAAATGCCACTATGAGGAAGGAAAAGTTGATCAGTTGGTGTTTGAGGGTATAAagaataaaattgtcccaagatCATTGACTACTTTCCAGAGGATTGCATATCAATGCTTAAGTGATGAGAGAGAGGAGCGGCCAACGGCAAGTGAGATAATATTACAACTAAAGACTGCATTGGAATTCCAAGTAAGTACTTTTCATTATGACAATTTTTTTCCTCATAAAAGAACTATaacatttattaaacaaataatgaATCAACAAATCGATAAACAAATTAATTAAGAAAGAAAATTATTAATCTATGTTTTGCCTTTTATAAAGCCAATAATTGTTtagatatttttatttatttttcataatGTAAAATTCTCGATGACATAACTTTTAATTGTATAGGAGGATATTGAAATATGGGAGGCCAAACTGCCTAAAGACTACAAAGAAATAATCCACATGTCAAAAACCCCTGAGATCTACTCTAACCTAAGCAACAAAGGTCTATGCGAAATGTTCTCCAAAGGAATCCTCCTTCAACAGGGCAAAGTGGTCATTAACTCCATAATTTTCATGTCTCACTTCTatgtcagtttttttttttttctaattttattAAACAGAATGAATCTTTTGTCTGTCAGTTTTTCTCATTAAGCAGCAATGGAGAAAGAAATGAGATGGTGTCAGCGACGATGTTTTcttatgaaaataacatatcacaTAAGAGAAAAACTATTCAAAATTCAAGGTACGCATAATATTTCTCACTCTGTTATATTACAAATGCATTTTGTCAAGGAGAAACTGATTAATCACTTTATTAATAATATCGGTCTTTGATAATACTTTTtcattaataaataaacacatatttatgtGCATGTTCACCAGCGTGTGCGCACATGAGCTGCTGTTCATGTGTTAGTGGTGTACAAACGAAACAAGAAATTTGCGGATATCATTTTTAGTTTTGGATCACTCATGAACTAGCTAAATGGATTAGTGAACAATTTCTGATTGCATATTCATAGGTTGAACCCTTATAATTTACTTTATACAATTAAATATTTTTTCTGAACTTAACTTCTATGCAAACAAATAAAATTATTTCTATTACGTACCTTTGGGATTAGATGAATAATTTTAAAAAAGGAAGTGTTTATGTGACATGTGCAGATTTCAAAGAGTGGTGAAGATGATGGATACTTCAAATTTAAAGATCCATATCAAGATTATAACTCAACTTTTAACTCCAAATGTGAATTATGGGGCTCACCTTGTCTTCAAATTTTGTGAGCCAAGAAAGTTGTCAAGTAAACTGATGTATGTCAACCTCAAGTACCAAATGGGGAGTGAAACCCGGCATGCATATTTCGCAACATGCGGAGACGACGAATGGATGATGATAGAACTGTGTCGATTCATACCTCACAAGAAAAATATTGGTTTTGAGGTGCTACTCGAGAGCATGTCAAGATACTATTGTGGAGGTGGTGGAATCTATGTTGAAGGCATTCATTTTCGAGCCATCAATGATACAACTTTGAACGTACTATTTCTTTTCTCTTCTTTTATTTCTTCACTTTACACTTAACAACATAAACACAAAAGGAATAGCATTTGTTTCACATTTTTCAAGTTATAAATGTTCAAAAAGGCTAAATTTTTTTATCAATCTCattcacacacatatatacaaaCATGTTCCACTATACTCAACTGTGTATAGGATACTAGGAATATACTCGTATATATGGTGAAATCTTAGTCTAAAGAGGAGCGAACTAAACGTAAGCTTAACGGGCCTAGCTCGTCTCTACTATTGAGTTAATTTAGCACATATTACGATACAACCCGACAAAGAGTAGTGAACAAGGTTAAGCTTTGCACTAATAATGACAAACTGAAGAGTGGGCAATGGTTTTGCTGAAGATATCAATAAATTGATTGTGGAGATGAACTCAGCGAATTATGTACGTTTTATGAAGACAGCTAGTTTAACGCATTTTCAACTATTTTGTTTACACAGGGGGGACAAAGAGTCTTGAAATCTAACTCAGATTCAGAGCAACAAGGGTCCGTTGATTATGATGAAATAACCCAACTAGAAGATGGcggaaaggtttttttttttttttttttttttttttttttttttttttttgaaaaacaattgTATTATGAATAGAAAAAGTGGAACATGTCTTCTTATTTGGTAATGATGCATTATTAACTTTTTTTGTTGGACAGTTATTCTCATTAAGCAAAGCGAGTGGTAAGAAATGCCACACGCTTCCAGCAAAGAAGGTTTTATATGACACTTCTGATGTTAGTTGTTTCAACTGGAAATCACTCGATGAGCCCGAATCCAGGTTTGAGTTTTAAACTAGCTGATGTACTTTCTTATTCTCAAACGGTTGTTTCAAATAGTATAAATAGATAAGTTAGGCTATGTAATTATTTATCCGACTGATTCCAACATGGTGGAAAGAAAAACCTTTTCCACAGCACTTAACATGTTCACTTGGTTTTGGGTTCGTACCAACTCACATACAATTTATCATGATTGCAGATTTCTTGAAGTGGTTGAGCTCTTATCAGTACAAGTATTTCGAATAAAATGCAAGATTGAAACCCAAAAGTTGTCTGCAGACACAAAATATGCATGTTATCTCATATTCAAGCTATCACAAGAGTGTCATGGGTTGCAGTGTCCGGTGAAGGTGCAAGATGTACTCCTTAGGAAAAAGAGAGAGCTTAAGTTTCTTTATTTTAGATCTCCAAGATCAGTAAATTTACATGCTAGTGGAAGGGTTCCCGAACAAAGAGAAGACGGATTGATGGAAGTTATTGTGTGGGAATTCAACTCAGGTAACAAGGATCATGTTCCTATGAGTTTGAAACTGAGATGTTACGAAGAAAACATGTCCGGTCTTATTGTATATGGCATCGAATTTCGACCAAAATAGATATAACTTTCTCTAACCTGATGTGTATTTAAGAATTCAGTGGATAAAAAGAACTTTAATCAAGTAACAAATCATTTAGGCCGAAGTGTAATTTATGGGTTAACCATGTTAAATTTCTGATGAATAATGTCTAGTTGCTACTTTTGTTGGGTTGTACTATACAGCATGAGGAAGCAGGATGTTGAACATGAACCAAACCCAGCCACCAAACAACAAAATAATGCTATGGAAACTTGTACCTATGCCAAGTACTACGAAATAGATGTTTTGAAACCCTGTAGTGGTGTTTCAATGCTCTCAATCCAGATTTGACATGAATCGATCGCTTACTACTATCAAAACAAGAGCAATATCTTATAATTAAACTGAACTTTTCAAACACATTCCTCATGTGTTTCTCTTTAGATAACTTTAAACTACCTTCTATTCTCTTTCTCATGACCCTTATACCAAGTAACTATTTTGTAGTCCCTAGTTTGACTTATGGATTGATTCTAAAGATAGACCTCCCATTCACACCTAAAAGGACACTATCACAGATGTCTTCAAACACTCGTTTTGTGACCAATTCGTGTACGCAAGGTTTAAAAGAATAGAATCAATCCtagaggcgttttcccttcgccttgCATAAGCCTTGAGGCAAAACAGGCGTAAGCCCAAGGCTGAATTAAaagataaatataaaaattatatatcttataaaaataaaatactaaACATCAGATAAAAAATTTTCTTACCGCCTCGCCCCGGGCGCACGCCTCGGCCCTTAGAGGTGTATGTACAAACATAACCACATGAGGCGCCACCTACACGTTTTCTTACCACCTCGCCTCGAGGGGCACACTGTTTTTTCAaaccatgcatgtatgtatgtgcTTCCTCGTATATTACAGGTAACTTTTCAACTCAATCTTGATAGCCTTCCTGTTTGGGTCATCTCAAAATTCGTAGTTCATATCTCATGAAAATGAACTTTTTTGACTCACTTAATACTAATGTACGGGAGGTCTTTAGTTACTTTTTAACACTTTCAGACTCAGGGCCGTTCCTACGTTTTAGGAGACCCTAAGCGAACTATGAAGTAGGGGCCCTAATTTCGCCGATAAACTCTCCTCCAATCCCGACGCAATGGATGATTACCCTTACTTTTTTCGTCAAGTGATAGCCGATAGCCTAGAGATTGAAAGCAGCAACGATGATTGCGGCTGTGTTTTGGGGCTTTATGCCGCTAAATATTGATGATTAGGTCGATGGTTGTTATGTTTTAATAGTTGGAAATCAAGGCGAAATGAGTGTTGAAACTTGGCATTTGTTTGccaaacaatatttattttgggCTCATTCAATTCAATGAAAAACcaatttagttttgaaataaacgtatttatttgggcctaatacatatactatatataaaaaCTTGGAGGCCCTTGTTATTTGGTGGCCCTAGGCTCGTGCCTAGATTACCAAGCCTATGAAGTCAGCCCTGAACTTAAAGAACCTAAATTCAATAGAAAATAATTGAAAACGAAACCAAAATCCTAAAATAAATACAACCCCAAATACTCACACAACATTGATGAACATgttctgaaggggtatggtcccagaacTCGCGCCAACATGATCatgagtgaccattacccttatcaaaaactcCCACTGAAaagaacttatctgtgtccgtgcgggcacgcgcgaacacaatggtcgaatccaatctgtcaatggatgagaagacttaccttgtgtatgaaaatgggtgtacACAAGAGATCTGGACAACAGCAACAATCAAAACAAGTGGTGATACGGCCTGGCAGCGCATCCCGCAGTCTTCGCCAGAATGAGAACGCGGAAACAACAGcggttaccgcaggcagcgatgcagtgaggcaccgcatcctgcccacgaggcaagtgggactgacaccacagagcaagtggcaccaatgacagtcgcctgtcagcccATACTTAAGCAATAGACTGACACCGGAGTAGGAcatggcttcacctccacaaccgacaagcctgacacacctgcataagggcggcgcgtcgtcagtctagccactcaattaccctccttcactcctcggctataaatacccattccAGACCAGGTTCGAGGTATGGCTTATCAACTtcctcactactactactatcacacactttgcttctcaagcaaattactgattgtcacgccggagagtggtaacaaggaacacccccaccccttcctccttgttacgagtcatggTGTGTTTTCCTTGTGCAGAAGGCAGATCAGCAGACAATGCAGCCACCGATCCTTgaaaagaagggattaaccctacttgacgagaccagtgaattaacctcccTTGGTTAACcgttgtttcatcattggcgtccaccgctactcttagcactttttccgCATCCTTTTTCTTTCTGGAAGATCATGTATGATCGTCAAAACAATACTATCGGGGACAATCTCAACCCCACAAACTTGGTACCTACAAGGAACACGACCCCCGCACAACCAATCGACCACATAGGCACATCCGCACAGGGGGGTCCCCCAGTGTTCATGCCAGATTTTTCACAGTACGGTTCTGTGCTACCCCCAGGAATGGATCTCCATACCTGGTTCTACCAACAGCAGACTGCCCTTGCGACAGCCTACAACAAAGATTGCGTAGAGGCGCAAGTACCTGGAGGACCCACCCCCGCACCACACACACCTGCGCTTCGTATCTTGCAATACGAGAGTAGGGCACCCGCAAACCCGGCCTCCCGGGATAGGGTAGAGGAACGCGGATCCACCCACTGTAGCGTTCGCACGTTTGACGAGGACGACTCCACATATGGGTCCCGCCGTAGGGGTCCAATACAAAGCCGCCTAGGCCCGCATGGCGAAACTCGGCGGCAATCAACAACCTGCCGTGGCTCCGGCATCCACAGCCGTCTAGGAGCACAACCCCACAACGAAGGGCATGATCACACCGACCCAGATGACGGCACGTATTGCGGGGAATTCTACTCGACCAACAGCCGACCAGGAGGATACAATTACATTCCTCCCACGCAACCCCGCACTACATACGTCCGCGCCGTAAAGCACAGACCAACCCAACTCTACAGGCCAAAGTccgcggccgaaaactccaaattcatACCGGAGATCGCCCACGCCGAAGTAACTATAACCAAACTCCCACTTACGATTGGGGAATACAGTGGCTCGTCCGatccggacgaccacatgaatgTTTCTACCAGCGCATGGTGCATGGGCAAATGGGACGAGGCCACATGGTGCCATTTTTCCCCAGACCCTCACTGAATTAgcgagggcttggttcgattctttgcaaGTTGGAGCGCTGGCTTCATTTGAACAAGTGCAAGCAAAATTTCTTGCATATTTCAGCCAACAATGATGTCACAAACGTGATTCAAtagacgtcatgaacatctggcacGGAGACAACGAAAGCCTCGAATCTTTCGTTATCCGCTACAATAAAGAATGCCTTGAGATGGGCGGGATCACAGATCAAATGGCCCGTAACCATTTCATCTTAACCATCAAGGACAATGAAATGGTGATGACCATCTCAGGCAAGGAAGGcttgccagaaaaatgggacgaCGTCATGGCTGCGGTCAAGACGTACACCCAAACTCAGCGGTCTCTCAAACCGCACACTGGCAAAACGCAGCCGCAGGCGGAAGGTCATTCCTCCCGCCAAGACGCCAAGCGCAAAAACAAGCGCAACCGGGACACATGGAATCATGGCAACAATTCCAAACCTCATGTCTCGCACAGTTACCAGCCCGACGCAAGGGCAACGATCAATGCCCAACGCGAACAACGGGCATCCAAGAAGAAATCTCGGGACCGAAATTGGACCGAGATCAACAAGTCGCCAAGAGAAGTCCTTTAGATGGAcgcacagttcttgcgaccgacCCAACCGATGAAGTTCAAAAAGAACCAAGATCTCACCCTTTACTGTGAGTATCATAAGGACTCGGGCCACTCAACCAACAATTGCATCAGTCTCCAATTAGAGATTGAATGAGCCAAAATCCTCCACATGTCCAAAATCCCTTAGATCTACTCTAACCTAAGCAACAAAGATCTATACGAAATGTTCTCCAAAGGAATCCTCCTTCAAAGGGCAAAGTGGTCATTAACTCCATAATTTTCATGTCTCACTTCTATGtccgttttttttttctaattctaTTAAACGGAATGAATCTTTTGTCTGTCAGTTCTTCTCATTAAGCAGCAATGGAGAAAGAAATGAGATGGTGTCAGCGACGATGTTTTcttatgaaaataacatatcacaTAAGCGAAAAACTATTCAAAATTCAAGGTACGCATAATATTTCTCACTCTATTATGTTACAAATGCGTTTTGGCAAGGAGAAATTGATTAATGACTTTATTAATAATACCGATGTTGATAATCCTTTTTCATTAATAACTAAACACATATATATGTGCATGTTCACCAGCGTGTGCGCACATGAGCCGTTGTTCATGTGTTAGTGGTGTACaaacaaaacaagaaatttgCAGGTATCATTTTTAGTTTTGGATCACTCATGAACTAGATAAATGGATTAGTGAATCTTTTCTAATTGCATATTCACAGG contains the following coding sequences:
- the LOC110891100 gene encoding uncharacterized protein LOC110891100, coding for MSSFDNKFNHLKLPLIDIQTATNSFAHENLIRRGGFGYIYQGQLLTSGNLIDIAARKLGGKLRYGIPEFQTEIMMLASLKHQNVVSIVGFCHEDEEKIIIYNYEAKGSLEQYLSDPVTLPWTQRLHICLGIARALSYIHYDEGRDFSVIHRDIKSYKILLDVNWEAKLSGFELSRMQPAARRQGLVLDRPCGTPGYVDPAYEASATVNHKSDVYSLGMVLFEVLTGRKACIDEEGKPVFLARLARSHYENGNLDDIIHPDLHKQMDQGSLKKFSEAAYCCLKDQRSQRPNIDQLIFALDQALKLQLAHEASEHSTLAVESTSSDYWKGKHLEHLRIGFDVIKSATENFAEKYFIGKGGYGWVYKAELEHFDSSVMEDGKESKLPRRRSTVAIKYILNREDKHGEQGFFKEIDTLSSCKHPNIVCLLGFCYEPPHMILVYEHVSKGSLDNHLGSEGKMTNLSWEQRIKICIDIALGLDYIHTTMENKQKIIHRDIKSDNILLGENWEAKIADFGLSIFHPVDHKASTINATKVAGTQVYLDPEYERTGKLKKESDVYSFGVVLFEILSGRLAYDLVYTNENEKGLAPIVRQHFEKGTIKEIVDPSLKEENAFTLGKGPNQDSLNTYIIIGQRCLAKKQAERPTMKAVIKELVKALNFQETHKDSLHISFEDIRLATQNFKNQIGVGGFGKVYKGEILSVNGPTPIAIKRHDKTHGQGEKEFLSELEILFEYKHQNIIGLIGYCNEINEQILVYEYASNGSLDRHLNDATLTWTQRLKISIDAAIALDFLHGGVSPVIHRDIKSSNILLNGDWKTKISDFGLSVIAPLNNEIDFVVDDACGTPGSFTSLVKCHYEEGKVDQLVFEGIKNKIVPRSLTTFQRIAYQCLSDEREERPTASEIILQLKTALEFQEDIEIWEAKLPKDYKEIIHMSKTPEIYSNLSNKGLCEMFSKGILLQQGKVFFSLSSNGERNEMVSATMFSYENNISHKRKTIQNSRFQRVVKMMDTSNLKIHIKIITQLLTPNVNYGAHLVFKFCEPRKLSSKLMYVNLKYQMGSETRHAYFATCGDDEWMMIELCRFIPHKKNIGFEVLLESMSRYYCGGGGIYVEGIHFRAINDTTLNGGQRVLKSNSDSEQQGSVDYDEITQLEDGGKLFSLSKASGKKCHTLPAKKVLYDTSDVSCFNWKSLDEPESRFLEVVELLSVQVFRIKCKIETQKLSADTKYACYLIFKLSQECHGLQCPVKVQDVLLRKKRELKFLYFRSPRSVNLHASGRVPEQREDGLMEVIVWEFNSGNKDHVPMSLKLRCYEENMSGLIVYGIEFRPK